A single window of Leptospira wolffii serovar Khorat str. Khorat-H2 DNA harbors:
- a CDS encoding PilZ domain-containing protein, with protein MQRLEIGAEPSSKGGPGLFADKRYYVRFRKDNRVKLFEAGEWAEGILLDISMMGASVLSEKEWNAGGRLTLMSPMFTCEIQGDIIRKTKMDEGFRYAVVFHDLCDAAVLEILNKIAYCS; from the coding sequence ATGCAAAGACTAGAGATCGGGGCAGAACCTTCCTCCAAGGGAGGTCCCGGTTTGTTTGCGGACAAGAGATATTATGTTAGATTCCGCAAAGACAATCGGGTAAAACTTTTCGAAGCGGGAGAATGGGCCGAAGGCATTTTGTTGGATATATCCATGATGGGTGCTTCGGTTCTTTCGGAGAAAGAATGGAATGCGGGAGGGCGATTAACGCTTATGTCGCCTATGTTTACTTGTGAGATACAAGGAGATATTATTCGAAAAACTAAAATGGACGAAGGCTTTAGATACGCTGTAGTCTTTCACGATCTATGTGATGCGGCCGTCCTTGAAATACTGAATAAGATAGCATACTGCAGCTAA
- a CDS encoding MBL fold metallo-hydrolase: protein MKIKLYGVRGSLPTPLSGKEYKEKLEKILESAHREFQIKNGTFSVTEFIKDLEPNLLRPVGGNTTCVYVESKKGDRLVIDCGSGMRELGNDLLKEGIAKGGKIRILVTHTHWDHIQGWPFFKPGYIPTVEVDFYSTISNLKERFDRQQNPENFPITLDEMLSKKQFIFLKRNQTVQIGDFKVTPFQQKHPGNCTGYHIEEDGRSFLFCTDVEVRDEDLEDFAQLRKEIGKPDMLIIDAQYSSEEADKKIGWGHTSGKLAIKCGEVLGVQKLVLTHHEPDHPDEEILRMFNQEKESSHIHEIVLARESDTFLLE, encoded by the coding sequence GTGAAAATAAAATTATACGGGGTGAGAGGCTCTCTTCCTACCCCGCTTTCGGGAAAAGAATACAAAGAAAAACTAGAGAAGATCCTGGAATCCGCCCACAGGGAATTCCAAATTAAGAACGGAACCTTTTCCGTGACCGAATTCATCAAGGATCTCGAGCCGAATCTATTACGACCGGTCGGCGGAAATACCACATGCGTATATGTTGAGTCCAAAAAAGGGGATCGGCTGGTAATCGATTGCGGTTCCGGAATGAGGGAACTCGGAAACGATCTACTTAAGGAAGGGATCGCGAAAGGCGGTAAGATCCGAATCTTAGTGACTCATACCCATTGGGATCATATCCAAGGTTGGCCTTTCTTTAAGCCGGGTTATATTCCCACCGTAGAGGTGGATTTCTATTCCACCATATCCAATCTGAAGGAGAGATTTGATAGGCAGCAGAATCCGGAGAATTTCCCGATCACACTGGACGAGATGCTGTCCAAAAAACAGTTCATCTTCCTCAAAAGAAACCAAACGGTTCAAATCGGCGATTTTAAGGTAACACCTTTCCAGCAAAAACATCCGGGTAACTGTACCGGCTACCATATCGAAGAAGACGGTAGAAGCTTTCTATTCTGCACGGATGTGGAAGTTCGAGACGAGGATCTGGAGGATTTCGCTCAATTGCGCAAAGAGATCGGAAAACCGGATATGCTGATCATAGACGCGCAATATAGTTCCGAAGAGGCGGATAAAAAGATCGGATGGGGACATACATCCGGAAAACTCGCCATAAAATGCGGGGAAGTTCTGGGTGTGCAAAAGTTGGTTCTAACTCATCACGAACCGGATCATCCGGACGAAGAAATCTTACGAATGTTCAATCAAGAGAAAGAATCATCCCACATTCATGAGATCGTTCTGGCGAGAGAGTCGGACACCTTCTTACTTGAGTAG
- the trmB gene encoding tRNA (guanine(46)-N(7))-methyltransferase TrmB has translation MTEPDFRQKQWKIATRIPFVSDYFLKIQSESKLKKRDLFPKEFGTYYLELGSGWGEVAVELAKCFPDTGFILMEKKADRIRQTIRDLTKEKLNNVRLLSVNFNWFLEEIFEEGIFDEILLNFPDPWPKKRHHKHRTLSPRFLDTLHILLKPGGRFRFATDYGPYGRKAIGFFRKDSRFRPESTEFSLERKDFPISYFEQTKREENSRIYYLDRIRL, from the coding sequence ATGACAGAACCGGACTTTCGACAAAAACAATGGAAGATCGCGACCCGTATACCTTTTGTATCGGATTATTTCCTAAAAATTCAGTCCGAAAGTAAATTAAAAAAAAGGGATCTATTTCCTAAGGAATTCGGGACATATTATCTAGAACTAGGTTCAGGATGGGGAGAAGTCGCAGTAGAGTTAGCTAAGTGCTTTCCGGATACCGGTTTCATACTCATGGAAAAGAAAGCGGACCGAATCCGACAAACGATCCGGGATCTCACCAAGGAAAAGCTCAATAACGTTAGACTCTTATCGGTGAATTTCAACTGGTTTCTCGAGGAAATTTTCGAAGAAGGCATCTTCGATGAGATTTTACTGAATTTTCCGGATCCCTGGCCTAAGAAGCGACATCATAAGCACAGAACTTTAAGCCCTAGGTTTTTGGATACATTGCATATTCTTTTGAAGCCTGGCGGAAGATTTCGTTTCGCTACGGATTACGGTCCGTACGGAAGAAAGGCCATAGGATTTTTTCGAAAAGACTCCCGCTTCAGACCGGAATCGACGGAATTTTCGTTGGAAAGAAAGGACTTTCCAATTTCCTACTTTGAGCAAACGAAGCGGGAGGAAAACTCCCGCATTTATTATTTAGATCGGATTCGGCTTTAG